A DNA window from Candidatus Protochlamydia naegleriophila contains the following coding sequences:
- a CDS encoding class I SAM-dependent RNA methyltransferase yields MKPIYIQSPSCPHFKACSGCSTDLGKEPLIWLEVLENFKSQVVPSLHQGLPTRWRCRAKLAVRGSSDNPIIGLFKKHTHDAISIPLCLVHHIKINQVIHYIEQWMKHHALMPYQEKDNSGDLRYLQCVVERSTGKVQVVFVLNIADASPQAQRWFSLLLELAQAFDPSLFHSIWINFNCRATNTIFSNRWQLVWGEEYVWERFGEVSVCFQPANFAQANLSLFEELLQKIKEWVPDGAKVAEFFAGVGVIGLFIASKCTWVKCGEVNPHAKLCFTLSRAKLPADAADKISFYTGSDEETLGLMQAADVVIVDPPRKGLSEAFIGSLKHSSVNQLIYVSCGWESFKKNCQQLALDGWKLEDLDGYAFFPGSNHIELLARFIR; encoded by the coding sequence ATGAAACCGATCTACATCCAGAGCCCTTCCTGTCCTCATTTTAAAGCGTGCTCTGGATGTAGTACGGATTTAGGAAAAGAGCCTCTTATTTGGCTTGAAGTGCTCGAAAACTTTAAGAGTCAGGTTGTTCCCAGCCTCCATCAAGGATTGCCAACAAGATGGCGCTGTAGAGCTAAGCTGGCTGTCCGCGGCTCTTCTGACAATCCAATCATCGGCTTATTTAAAAAACATACTCATGACGCCATTTCCATTCCCCTTTGTTTAGTCCATCACATTAAAATCAACCAGGTCATTCACTATATAGAGCAGTGGATGAAGCATCACGCTCTCATGCCGTATCAAGAAAAAGACAATAGCGGTGATTTGCGCTATCTTCAATGTGTGGTGGAACGTTCAACGGGCAAAGTACAAGTTGTCTTTGTCTTAAATATTGCCGATGCTTCTCCTCAGGCTCAACGCTGGTTTTCCTTACTGCTAGAGCTGGCTCAAGCCTTCGATCCCTCCCTTTTTCACTCCATTTGGATTAACTTTAATTGCCGAGCAACCAACACGATTTTTAGCAACCGCTGGCAGCTTGTATGGGGTGAAGAATATGTGTGGGAGCGTTTTGGAGAGGTTTCTGTATGCTTTCAACCGGCCAATTTTGCACAAGCCAACCTTTCCCTTTTTGAAGAGCTTCTCCAGAAAATTAAAGAATGGGTTCCTGACGGGGCAAAGGTTGCAGAGTTTTTTGCTGGAGTGGGGGTGATCGGTTTATTCATTGCTTCTAAGTGCACTTGGGTAAAGTGCGGGGAGGTCAATCCTCACGCCAAGCTCTGCTTTACCCTTTCACGGGCAAAGCTCCCCGCCGATGCGGCAGACAAAATATCTTTTTATACAGGATCTGATGAAGAAACTCTGGGTCTGATGCAAGCAGCCGATGTCGTCATCGTCGATCCTCCGAGGAAAGGTTTGAGCGAGGCTTTTATCGGTTCGCTGAAACACTCTTCTGTCAATCAATTGATTTACGTGAGCTGTGGATGGGAATCTTTTAAGAAGAACTGTCAACAACTGGCTCTAGATGGCTGGAAATTGGAAGATTTAGATGGGTATGCTTTTTTTCCAGGAAGCAATCACATTGAATTACTCGCTCGATTTATAAGGTAA
- a CDS encoding J domain-containing protein, translating to MINLIPMQNVNIDLWFQLISRQASEPEQSELPELYIYQCCLKESLALEGSEEKEELAKGDYFTLGAKGWDDQALNPRKLSFTEIVHLTDVIVCAADIGGGSGMDLEEFNQLAMAGKLHERAEEFFQIFEKPAIQIELMKERTAERYFSGLSGRILSIFSSLANFFRKYDLQIYTTILWPGDSCHYADQVVSQIQGAKQLFLKEFLEKAARVNYNLLCEHLKVAATGHHCAEDVKKLYFDLVRQLHPDHNRAKGADAEAGRIIELYQDYRALQRMQELTDVRIDLSTANESAHLSQMHVPEPVFKTSKNFLALSEH from the coding sequence ATGATTAATTTGATACCTATGCAAAATGTGAACATCGACCTGTGGTTTCAGTTGATTTCTAGGCAAGCGAGTGAGCCTGAGCAAAGTGAGCTGCCAGAATTGTACATTTATCAATGTTGCTTAAAAGAGTCGCTTGCCCTTGAGGGGAGTGAAGAGAAGGAAGAGCTGGCAAAAGGGGACTATTTCACCTTAGGTGCTAAAGGCTGGGATGATCAGGCTTTAAATCCGCGCAAGTTGTCGTTTACCGAGATCGTGCATTTGACGGATGTGATCGTTTGTGCGGCGGACATTGGAGGCGGGAGCGGAATGGATCTTGAGGAGTTCAATCAGCTGGCGATGGCTGGAAAGTTGCATGAGCGGGCCGAAGAATTTTTTCAGATTTTTGAGAAGCCGGCTATTCAAATCGAACTGATGAAGGAACGAACGGCAGAGCGTTATTTTTCTGGACTATCAGGTCGCATATTGAGTATCTTTTCTTCGCTTGCAAATTTTTTTAGAAAGTATGATCTGCAAATCTATACAACTATCCTTTGGCCTGGTGATTCATGCCACTATGCAGATCAGGTTGTGAGCCAAATACAAGGGGCCAAGCAGCTCTTTTTAAAAGAATTTTTGGAAAAAGCCGCCCGAGTCAATTACAATCTTCTGTGCGAGCACTTGAAAGTCGCTGCAACAGGCCATCATTGTGCGGAAGATGTGAAAAAGCTGTATTTTGATCTTGTGCGCCAGCTGCATCCTGATCATAACCGGGCGAAAGGGGCTGATGCAGAAGCTGGGCGAATCATTGAGTTGTACCAAGATTATCGGGCCTTGCAACGCATGCAAGAGCTGACTGACGTCAGAATCGATTTATCGACGGCTAATGAATCGGCTCATTTATCTCAGATGCATGTACCTGAGCCTGTTTTTAAAACAAGTAAGAACTTTTTAGCATTAAGCGAGCATTAA